The Punica granatum isolate Tunisia-2019 chromosome 4, ASM765513v2, whole genome shotgun sequence genome has a window encoding:
- the LOC116204493 gene encoding uncharacterized protein LOC116204493, producing MGNVIESFFSGFAESIGKLFGSPLDFLSGKSCSSICGSTWDFICYVENFCVVNLLKMASVLLLLYIVLLLLYLLYKLRICECLGHTLCRTVWMCSACWFSIVGNCCSFFCFKLLRCKRAKRGHRRNSDEIDRSHMYGDQSFSYRIGRSLSHHRKYHRHTHLRKSLRPRSHRAIVRIHRYAHHKTKPSTHYTHGGSFGDIRVVRTTKFSRKGATHRQGNYRSHRR from the exons ATGGGAAATGTCATAGAGTCATTTTTCTCGGGCTTTGCCGAATCCATTGGCAAGCTCTTCGGCTCTCCTCTGGATTTTCTTTCCGGGAAGTCTTGCAG CTCTATCTGTGGATCGACATGGGATTTCATATGTTACGTCGAGAACTTTTGTGTCGTCAATTTGCTGAAGATGGCCTCAGTATTGCTGCTACTATATATAG TTCTTCTTTTGCTTTATCTTCTCTACAAGCTTCGCATCTGCGAGTGTCTCGGTCATACCCTTTGCAGGACCGTATGGATGTGCTCCGCCTGCTGGTTTTCGATAGTCGGGAACTGCTGCAGTTTCTTCTGCTTTAAGCTTCTCCGTTGTAAAAGAGCCAAACGAGGACATAGAAGAAACTCTGACGAGATCGATAGAAGCCATATGTATGGAGACCAGAGCTTTTCATATCGAATTGGCCGCTCTCTGTCTCATCACAGGAAATATCACAGACACACTCACCTTAGGAAGTCTTTACGACCCAGAAGCCACAGAGCGATTGTAAGAATTCACAGATACGCCCACCACAAGACTAAGCCTTCAACGCATTATACTCATGGTGGCTCATTTGGGGACATTAGAGTCGTACGAACAACAAAGTTCTCCCGGAAAGGTGCGACTCATAGGCAGGGGAACTACCGAAGCCATAGGAGGTGA
- the LOC116204492 gene encoding E3 ubiquitin ligase BIG BROTHER-related-like has translation MDSNEEGKSSSRRARLDEPDPDLSLAMSLQEQEGGGGLPPLPTIVSESDEEEGIEDIEDDEDDNDDNYEYSAEDYEYFSSRGINGDFGLLEGMDSNSELFGTIEEDEIDPDNLSYEQLIELGEIIGEEKRGLSAEQVSSILQPFTYKSVERGTDLCVVCQVEYGEGEKLTALPCDHPYHPECISQWLQVKKTCPICSTEVSEPKTTRKI, from the coding sequence ATGGACAGCAACGAGGAGGGCAAGAGTAGCTCGAGGAGGGCTCGGTTGGATGAACCCGACCCTGATCTCAGTTTAGCGATGTCCTTGCAAGAGCAGGAGGGAGGGGGAGGGCTGCCGCCGCTCCCAACCATTGTGAGCGAGAGCGACGAGGAGGAAGGGATCGAAGACATTGAAGACGATGAAGACGACAACGACGACAACTATGAGTATTCAGCGGAAGACTACGAATATTTCTCGAGCCGGGGCATCAACGGGGACTTTGGGCTCTTGGAGGGAATGGACAGCAATTCTGAGTTGTTTGGGACGATAGAGGAGGACGAGATCGACCCCGACAATCTGTCCTACGAGCAGCTGATCGAACTGGGGGAGATCATCGGGGAGGAGAAGAGAGGCCTCTCGGCGGAGCAGGTGTCTTCAATCCTACAGCCATTCACGTACAAATCAGTCGAGCGGGGCACTGACCTGTGCGTCGTATGCCAGGTAGAGTACGGCGAGGGCGAAAAGCTCACTGCCCTCCCTTGTGACCATCCGTATCATCCGGAATGCATCAGCCAGTGGCTTCAGGTCAAGAAGACGTGCCCAATATGTAGCACCGAGGTTTCGGAGCCAAAAACTACTAGGAAGATTTGA